In one Candidatus Polarisedimenticolia bacterium genomic region, the following are encoded:
- a CDS encoding Smr/MutS family protein produces the protein MSNPSSEPFEIPIDGTLDLHTFDPREVRELVPHYLHACREQGILEVRIIHGKGTGALRRTVHALLERLPEVESFRLASGDRGSWGATLVFLRPAS, from the coding sequence ATGAGCAATCCCTCATCCGAGCCATTCGAGATTCCGATCGACGGAACTCTCGACCTGCACACCTTCGACCCGCGAGAAGTTCGGGAGCTCGTCCCTCACTATCTCCATGCCTGCCGTGAGCAGGGAATCCTCGAGGTCCGAATCATTCATGGCAAGGGGACAGGAGCGCTTCGCCGCACCGTCCACGCCTTGCTGGAGCGCCTGCCGGAGGTGGAATCGTTCCGTCTCGCGTCCGGGGACCGCGGGAGTTGGGGGGCGACCCTGGTGTTTCTCCGCCCGGCGTCCTGA
- a CDS encoding TolC family protein: MSNDSEGFNLRSHSVALMVALALSGPLIDAQTPAPAEPLTLEAAFARALTANQTIAAARLSQAVNQAGVGVARELPNPEGRIEYTKETPKEAYTLALPVELGGKRRKRVAIGEATVRTGEAELNRTILDIRGQVRHAYFNQLIAEARVKLLDELQQFATRAHEAAQQRFDAGSAPRLEVLQAQLALAQAENEATVARASAHAASVELNALLGFPLDSTAVLVTTPDSAGTVAVEVATAQAQASNAELAVLDRQIEEASARIALARAMRVPDVTPEAALTRDAEPEFDTGWRAAVSFTLPLFTTHVSGVRVAEATLEQLRTQRDATLARITGEVSSAVALAEAQRQAYLRYRDQVLPQAQEVESMAEDSYRLGQTGIAALLQALQASRDARLQGLLAASSYQDAITEVEHAIGAPIP, encoded by the coding sequence ATGTCAAACGACAGTGAGGGATTCAACCTGCGGTCGCATTCTGTCGCCCTGATGGTGGCTCTTGCCCTGAGCGGCCCTCTCATCGACGCTCAGACGCCCGCGCCCGCAGAGCCGCTCACGCTCGAAGCCGCATTCGCCCGCGCGCTGACGGCGAATCAGACGATCGCCGCCGCACGCTTGAGCCAGGCCGTCAACCAGGCCGGAGTGGGCGTCGCGCGCGAGCTTCCGAATCCGGAAGGGCGGATCGAGTACACGAAGGAGACGCCCAAGGAAGCGTACACCCTGGCCCTTCCGGTCGAGCTGGGCGGCAAGCGACGCAAGCGCGTCGCCATCGGTGAGGCCACGGTCCGCACCGGCGAAGCCGAGCTCAACCGCACCATTCTCGATATCCGCGGCCAGGTCCGCCACGCCTATTTCAACCAGCTGATCGCCGAGGCGCGCGTCAAGCTGCTCGATGAGCTGCAGCAGTTCGCCACGCGCGCCCATGAAGCGGCCCAGCAGCGCTTTGATGCCGGCAGCGCGCCACGCCTGGAGGTGCTCCAGGCTCAGCTCGCGCTGGCGCAGGCCGAGAACGAAGCCACCGTCGCTCGAGCCTCCGCTCACGCCGCTTCGGTCGAGCTCAACGCCCTGCTGGGCTTTCCTCTCGATTCCACCGCCGTGCTCGTGACGACGCCCGACAGCGCGGGGACCGTGGCCGTGGAGGTCGCGACGGCGCAGGCGCAGGCGTCCAATGCCGAGCTTGCGGTTCTCGATCGGCAAATCGAAGAAGCGAGCGCCCGGATCGCGCTCGCGCGGGCGATGCGGGTGCCCGACGTCACGCCCGAAGCCGCCCTCACCCGGGATGCCGAGCCGGAGTTCGACACAGGATGGCGGGCCGCGGTGAGCTTCACGCTGCCGCTGTTCACCACTCACGTCTCAGGCGTGCGAGTCGCGGAGGCGACGTTGGAGCAGCTCAGGACTCAACGGGATGCCACCCTCGCGCGCATCACGGGGGAGGTCTCCTCCGCGGTGGCGCTGGCGGAAGCCCAGCGCCAGGCATACCTGCGCTACCGGGATCAGGTCTTGCCACAGGCGCAGGAGGTCGAAAGCATGGCGGAGGACTCCTACCGCCTCGGACAGACAGGCATCGCGGCCCTCCTGCAGGCGCTCCAGGCCTCCCGCGACGCGCGGCTCCAGGGCCTGCTGGCGGCGTCGAGCTATCAAGACGCGATTACCGAGGTCGAGCATGCGATTGGTGCGCCCATCCCATGA
- a CDS encoding DJ-1/PfpI family protein, with translation MVKRTRWITLLALFGMVGLGVFAWASAATTKAPAPAASAAGAALDKPNPLKAPGEGSIPVAILLSEGAQVIDFAGPWEVFQDTYIAGRKDPPFQLYTVAESTQPIRASNGLKIVPDYSLQNAPAPKVIVIPAQGGRSEAMLSWIRKSSKTADVTMSVCTGAFLLARTGLLSGKAATTHHSSYSELAAGFPDIQVRRGARYVEMGNLATAGGLSSGIDLALRVVERYFGTQVATETAYQMEYLGDGWKNPASNQVYAVQRASTPEHPLCPVCQMEVDPSSGGTLKSVYKNSPYYFCSQEHKALFEKSPGSFLTPAR, from the coding sequence ATGGTCAAACGTACGCGATGGATCACGTTACTCGCACTCTTCGGGATGGTCGGTCTCGGCGTTTTCGCCTGGGCTTCCGCTGCGACCACGAAGGCTCCGGCACCCGCAGCCTCCGCCGCAGGGGCGGCGCTGGACAAACCGAATCCGCTCAAGGCGCCGGGCGAGGGGAGCATTCCCGTCGCCATCCTTCTTTCCGAAGGAGCCCAGGTCATCGATTTCGCGGGGCCATGGGAGGTCTTCCAGGACACCTACATCGCGGGAAGGAAGGACCCCCCGTTTCAGCTCTACACCGTCGCCGAATCGACGCAGCCGATCCGGGCCAGCAACGGGCTGAAGATCGTTCCCGACTATTCGCTGCAGAACGCCCCGGCGCCCAAGGTCATCGTCATTCCGGCCCAGGGAGGGCGCAGCGAGGCGATGCTGAGCTGGATTCGTAAGTCGTCCAAGACCGCTGACGTGACGATGTCGGTCTGCACCGGAGCTTTCCTTCTCGCCAGAACGGGTCTGCTTTCCGGCAAGGCTGCCACGACCCATCATTCAAGCTACAGCGAGTTGGCCGCCGGCTTTCCCGACATCCAGGTCCGCCGGGGAGCTCGTTACGTCGAGATGGGAAATCTCGCCACGGCGGGCGGGCTTTCGTCGGGCATCGATCTCGCTTTAAGGGTCGTGGAGCGCTACTTCGGCACCCAGGTCGCGACGGAGACCGCCTATCAGATGGAGTACCTGGGAGACGGCTGGAAGAATCCCGCATCGAATCAGGTCTACGCCGTCCAGCGAGCGTCGACGCCGGAGCATCCTCTCTGCCCCGTATGCCAGATGGAGGTCGATCCGTCCTCTGGGGGAACCTTGAAGTCGGTCTACAAGAACAGCCCCTACTACTTCTGCTCCCAGGAGCACAAGGCGTTGTTCGAAAAGTCTCCCGGCTCGTTTCTCACGCCGGCCCGCTGA
- a CDS encoding efflux RND transporter permease subunit, producing MNIARFAARNARAIVFGVVLVTLAGLYSITALPSGIYPEVEFPRIAIIAQSGDLSPRIMLIAVTRPLEEAARGVLGVRRVRSRTIRGATEISAIFNSDADMRYALQLMQAQIDEERQALPTGTQIRVERMTPSLFPMMTFNVTGDLPAADLRDIAMFQIRPLLTRVSGVARVDVQATDEREISVIVDPDKLSAAKLSLDQVSEALRNTNQVTSVGRLPKDFQQYLVLSTSEITTVEDVRHVVVAYRDQTPIYVGDLADVREGVVDRTTLITGNGRPASILSVARQIGGNIIAIADSVEQTLRDHAASLPSAVRISKVYDLAGFVRDAVWSVTEAIVIGGLLAVVVLLAFLHDWRATLVAATTLPLAIAGTFFILHLAGGTINLMSMGGLAIAIGLVIDDAIVVVESIHRHLAAGETSEVAAERGTNELVGAVIGSTLTTVVVFVPLGMLQGMVGEFFASLSLTLSGAVLLSLVYALLLIPVPAARFLKAQRSDGRSLGRLAGWYESSMRRVLERPRWVIAVTLGVAALGGLFYFGLQTGFLPEMDEGGYVIDYWTPPGTSLQESDRMVRGIEAIVKATPEVSGFNRRTGAEMGLFATEQNRGDVLVRLKPRSARSRDVDEIISEQRERFDREAPGMTIEFVQILQDMLGDLEGQPEPVEVKLFGDDLKTLEELAARIEAKMKRIPGLVDLVVPQRGNPELEVRIDPTATARAHLTAEEVSKQLAGGLLGEVATEVRRGDRLIDLRVRFPDVRRFDPIWVREYPLVTPDGATVPVSAVAEIASVEGASALHREDLKQMIPITGRLENRDMGSVVADVQKLLRAEKFPIGCTYAVGGQYESQQDSFRSLMLVLSIAVLLVFGLLVAQFRRLTAAIVILSAAPLSLVGAFGLLIATGTPLNLSSFMGLILLIGLIVKNGIILIDYADRLEAEGLERREALIRAGGIRLRPILMTTLCTLFGLLPLALGLGSGAELQKPLAIAVIGGLSVSTFITLAFVPTLLSILPPTKRSPEGSLLAAPLD from the coding sequence TTGAACATCGCACGCTTCGCCGCCCGTAACGCTCGAGCGATAGTTTTCGGCGTGGTCCTCGTCACCCTCGCCGGTCTCTATTCCATCACCGCGTTGCCGAGCGGCATCTACCCCGAAGTCGAGTTCCCACGCATTGCCATCATCGCGCAATCCGGCGATCTTTCCCCGCGCATCATGCTCATCGCCGTCACCCGGCCGCTCGAGGAGGCGGCACGTGGCGTCCTGGGCGTCCGCCGGGTGCGATCGCGAACGATCCGCGGCGCGACGGAGATCTCGGCGATCTTCAATTCCGACGCCGACATGAGGTACGCCCTGCAGCTGATGCAGGCCCAGATCGACGAAGAACGGCAGGCGCTCCCGACCGGGACCCAGATACGCGTGGAGCGCATGACGCCCTCGCTCTTCCCGATGATGACTTTCAACGTGACGGGCGATCTGCCGGCGGCCGACCTGCGCGATATCGCGATGTTCCAGATTCGGCCGCTGCTGACGCGGGTTTCGGGCGTTGCACGCGTCGACGTCCAGGCAACCGACGAGCGAGAGATTTCGGTGATTGTCGACCCCGACAAGCTCAGCGCGGCGAAGCTGTCGCTCGACCAGGTTTCCGAGGCGTTGAGGAACACCAACCAGGTCACGTCGGTCGGGCGGCTGCCGAAGGACTTCCAGCAGTATCTCGTTCTCTCGACCAGTGAGATCACCACGGTCGAGGACGTGCGCCACGTGGTCGTGGCGTATCGCGACCAGACACCGATCTACGTGGGCGACCTGGCCGACGTCAGGGAAGGGGTGGTCGATCGGACGACTCTGATCACGGGCAATGGCCGGCCCGCGAGCATCCTCAGCGTCGCGCGCCAAATCGGCGGCAACATCATCGCGATCGCCGACAGCGTCGAGCAGACGCTACGCGACCACGCCGCCTCGCTCCCCTCCGCAGTCCGCATCTCGAAGGTGTACGACCTCGCCGGATTCGTCCGCGACGCGGTCTGGAGCGTGACCGAGGCCATCGTCATCGGCGGCCTGCTCGCCGTGGTCGTCCTCCTGGCCTTTCTTCACGATTGGCGCGCAACGCTCGTCGCCGCGACGACCCTTCCCCTGGCGATCGCGGGCACCTTCTTCATCCTCCATCTGGCCGGCGGCACCATCAACCTGATGTCGATGGGCGGCCTCGCCATCGCGATCGGACTGGTGATCGATGACGCGATTGTGGTGGTGGAAAGCATTCACCGGCATCTGGCGGCGGGCGAAACCTCCGAGGTCGCCGCCGAGCGCGGGACCAACGAGCTCGTGGGTGCCGTCATCGGCTCGACCTTGACCACCGTCGTCGTCTTCGTTCCGCTGGGAATGCTGCAAGGCATGGTCGGAGAATTCTTCGCCTCATTGTCGCTGACGCTGTCGGGAGCGGTCCTTCTCTCGCTGGTGTATGCGCTGCTGCTCATTCCCGTTCCGGCCGCCCGCTTTCTGAAGGCGCAGCGGAGCGATGGCCGGTCGCTCGGCCGGCTGGCTGGCTGGTATGAGTCATCGATGAGGCGCGTGCTCGAGAGACCGCGGTGGGTCATCGCGGTCACGCTGGGCGTTGCCGCCCTGGGCGGGCTGTTCTATTTCGGGCTCCAGACCGGCTTCCTGCCGGAGATGGACGAAGGCGGGTACGTCATCGACTACTGGACCCCGCCCGGCACCTCGCTCCAGGAATCGGACCGGATGGTGCGAGGCATCGAAGCCATCGTCAAGGCCACTCCGGAGGTCTCGGGATTCAACCGGCGGACGGGCGCCGAAATGGGACTCTTCGCGACCGAACAGAACCGCGGCGACGTCCTCGTGAGGCTCAAGCCGCGGTCGGCACGCTCGAGAGATGTCGACGAGATCATCTCGGAACAGCGCGAGCGCTTCGACCGGGAAGCGCCCGGGATGACCATCGAGTTCGTTCAGATCCTGCAGGACATGCTGGGCGATCTCGAGGGGCAGCCGGAGCCGGTGGAAGTCAAGCTTTTCGGCGACGACCTGAAGACCCTGGAAGAGCTGGCGGCGCGGATCGAGGCGAAGATGAAGCGCATCCCGGGGCTCGTCGACCTCGTGGTCCCACAGCGTGGGAATCCCGAGCTCGAGGTACGAATCGATCCCACGGCGACGGCAAGGGCCCATTTGACGGCCGAGGAGGTGTCGAAGCAGCTCGCCGGAGGTCTGCTCGGCGAGGTGGCGACGGAGGTGCGCCGGGGCGACCGGCTGATCGACCTCCGCGTCCGGTTTCCCGATGTCCGTCGGTTCGACCCTATATGGGTTCGTGAATACCCGCTCGTCACGCCGGACGGCGCCACCGTTCCCGTCTCGGCGGTCGCGGAAATCGCGTCCGTCGAAGGCGCGTCGGCGCTCCACCGCGAAGACTTGAAGCAGATGATCCCGATCACCGGGCGGCTCGAGAACCGCGACATGGGGAGTGTCGTCGCCGACGTTCAGAAGCTGCTCCGGGCGGAGAAGTTTCCGATCGGCTGCACGTATGCCGTGGGTGGGCAATATGAAAGCCAGCAGGATTCCTTCCGATCGCTCATGCTCGTTCTCTCGATCGCCGTGCTGCTGGTATTCGGCCTGCTCGTGGCGCAGTTCCGCCGGCTCACGGCGGCGATCGTCATCCTGTCGGCGGCGCCGCTCTCGCTCGTGGGCGCGTTCGGCCTGCTGATTGCCACCGGGACGCCGCTCAACCTCTCGTCGTTCATGGGCCTGATTCTGCTCATCGGCCTCATCGTCAAGAACGGCATCATCCTGATCGACTATGCCGATCGTCTCGAAGCGGAGGGTCTCGAGAGGCGGGAAGCGCTGATCCGCGCCGGGGGCATCCGGCTCAGGCCCATCCTCATGACCACGCTCTGCACGCTCTTCGGGCTGCTGCCTCTGGCGCTGGGTCTCGGGTCCGGAGCGGAGCTGCAGAAGCCCCTGGCGATCGCGGTCATCGGGGGCCTGTCGGTTTCCACCTTCATCACCCTGGCCTTCGTGCCGACGCTCCTCTCGATCCTGCCGCCCACGAAACGGTCACCTGAAGGAAGTCTTCTCGCTGCCCCGTTGGATTGA
- a CDS encoding PadR family transcriptional regulator, whose amino-acid sequence MTRAKTPSAALSPATFHVLLALAGEDLHGYAILKEVERQTGGVVKLSTGTLYGILKRLLSDGLIIERRSRPAAPEDDERRRTYRLTPQGREAAASEAERLDRLVAHARSRRLLGRFRPA is encoded by the coding sequence ATGACCAGAGCCAAAACCCCGAGTGCGGCGCTGTCTCCCGCGACGTTTCACGTCCTTCTGGCGCTGGCCGGTGAGGATCTCCACGGTTACGCGATCCTCAAGGAGGTCGAGCGGCAGACCGGCGGGGTGGTGAAACTCTCCACGGGGACGCTCTACGGAATCCTGAAGCGGCTTCTCTCGGACGGCTTGATCATCGAGAGGCGCTCCCGCCCGGCCGCGCCCGAGGACGACGAGCGCAGGCGCACCTATCGCCTCACCCCCCAGGGGCGCGAGGCGGCCGCGAGCGAAGCCGAGAGGCTGGATCGGCTGGTGGCCCATGCCCGTTCCCGCCGGCTGCTGGGGAGGTTCCGACCCGCATGA
- a CDS encoding efflux RND transporter periplasmic adaptor subunit, producing MTPQSRRRAWRPILVIPVSLALLIAACGGSSPSDEEGTPAEVPTILAEVSKVTRQTISEELAARGAIAALPNGDAKVSSLVPGRVIAVLFAEGDSIREGQVIARLDPGPLEDQRRQAAAAVAQAKAALEAAQANMQRSQMLFEKGVAAAREAEDAKKELAAAQSGLEEATAALDTAKRQVGRAEVRSPISGQVVKRMVSGGEQVDGTAAQPILEIANLDQVELEANVPSGSLSRVRVGQAASVSSDGSPGRTFEGSVVAIAPAVDPGTNAALVRIRIANSDHLLKVGMFAEARVQLSTHAGALVVPPSAVVRGQDGTAAVYVVNGDLAQRTEVKVGLEKPDGDEILSGVEEGQTVLSSSVYGLGDKAKLAHRGSEKSDSEGSKPRK from the coding sequence ATGACGCCTCAGTCTCGCAGGCGGGCGTGGCGCCCCATTCTGGTCATTCCCGTCTCTCTGGCGCTGCTGATTGCCGCATGCGGCGGCTCGTCTCCGAGCGATGAGGAGGGTACCCCCGCGGAAGTGCCGACCATTCTCGCCGAGGTTTCGAAAGTCACCCGACAAACGATCTCCGAGGAGCTGGCCGCGCGGGGGGCCATCGCCGCGCTGCCGAACGGTGATGCGAAGGTCAGCTCGCTTGTCCCCGGTCGAGTCATCGCCGTCCTGTTCGCCGAAGGGGATTCCATTCGCGAGGGACAGGTCATCGCCAGGCTCGATCCCGGTCCGCTGGAGGACCAGCGGCGCCAGGCAGCCGCCGCCGTCGCGCAGGCCAAGGCGGCCCTCGAAGCCGCCCAGGCGAACATGCAGCGCAGTCAGATGCTCTTCGAGAAAGGTGTGGCCGCCGCCAGGGAGGCCGAGGACGCAAAGAAGGAGCTGGCCGCAGCGCAGAGCGGGCTCGAGGAGGCCACGGCCGCCCTCGACACGGCCAAGCGCCAGGTGGGACGCGCGGAGGTACGCTCCCCGATCTCCGGCCAGGTGGTCAAGCGCATGGTCAGCGGAGGCGAGCAGGTCGACGGGACGGCAGCGCAGCCGATCCTGGAGATAGCCAACCTTGACCAGGTCGAGCTCGAGGCCAACGTGCCGTCGGGCTCCTTGTCCCGCGTTCGAGTCGGCCAGGCGGCCTCGGTGTCCAGTGACGGATCTCCCGGCAGGACGTTCGAAGGCTCCGTCGTCGCCATCGCGCCCGCCGTGGATCCGGGGACGAACGCCGCGCTGGTCCGGATCCGAATCGCGAACAGCGACCACCTGCTGAAGGTCGGCATGTTCGCGGAGGCGCGCGTGCAGCTCTCGACGCACGCCGGCGCCCTCGTCGTCCCTCCCTCGGCCGTGGTGCGAGGCCAGGATGGAACCGCCGCCGTGTATGTCGTCAACGGCGACCTCGCTCAGCGAACGGAAGTGAAAGTCGGCCTCGAGAAACCGGACGGGGACGAAATCCTGTCCGGCGTCGAGGAGGGCCAGACCGTATTGTCCTCATCGGTCTACGGTCTTGGAGACAAGGCCAAGCTGGCGCACCGCGGATCGGAGAAGTCTGACTCCGAGGGATCGAAGCCGAGAAAATGA